Proteins encoded within one genomic window of Sphingobacterium sp. lm-10:
- a CDS encoding TlpA disulfide reductase family protein, protein MKYILLFSILLLTGWNCSAQRWHTEVGKQVPYFEIDTKDGTKKSTATLAGKVVLINFFATWCPPCRQELPEVQKRIWDKHKDREDFEIVVLAREEGWDKLNPFLAQFGYTFPFYPDLNRKIYSLFATDTIPRNVIIDRTGKIIYQSIGYEPEEFEQMVDLIQLHLDQPY, encoded by the coding sequence ATGAAATACATTCTCTTATTTAGCATTTTATTATTAACCGGATGGAACTGCTCCGCTCAACGTTGGCACACGGAGGTTGGGAAGCAGGTACCATACTTTGAGATTGACACCAAAGACGGCACGAAGAAATCGACAGCAACATTAGCAGGAAAAGTCGTGTTGATCAACTTTTTTGCCACTTGGTGCCCGCCTTGCAGACAGGAGCTTCCCGAAGTACAAAAAAGAATCTGGGATAAGCACAAGGATCGGGAAGATTTCGAAATAGTGGTGCTCGCCAGAGAAGAAGGTTGGGACAAGCTTAACCCATTTCTAGCACAATTTGGGTACACATTTCCTTTTTATCCAGATTTGAACAGAAAGATTTATAGCCTGTTCGCTACTGACACGATTCCCAGAAATGTAATTATCGATCGCACTGGCAAAATCATTTACCAATCAATAGGGTACGAACCCGAAGAATTTGAGCAAATGGTCGACCTCATTCAACTCCACTTAGATCAGCCATATTGA
- a CDS encoding nucleoside-diphosphate sugar epimerase/dehydratase: MPSFNPFKHFRIVPRWIIFLFDMAVAVIAFLLSYLVYSSFKMDEMAHTIVFWEAFLILGATAAAFYYFKLYSGIVRYTSATDSIRILSAVLFSVIVILVAKFLWAVSLDRLAVLPITLVILYGLFLFTGLTIYRACIKIFFQYTKFAKRKIKNIVIYGAGDLGLAVKRTFDHDAYADKLIVAYVDDDEKKVGKSIDGIKIYRSAELDKMISKYQVDELIFASQKIGLESKQATVDICLEHSVNVLTLPPVDRIMNGELLAKKIQKVKIEDLLERKPIQISNENILHQLKGKRVLVTGAAGSIGSEIAKQLGKFEPQMIVLCDQAESPLHNLQLDLQDLYKDQIYHTYIGDVRDQSRMRMLFEIFRPHVVYHAAAYKHVPLVESHPIEGARTNVGGTYNLANLSVEFEVQKFVFVSTDKAVNPTNVMGTTKRIAEIYVQTLDKKLARSKDDRRTRFITTRFGNVLGSNGSVIPRFRDQIERGGPVTVTHPDITRYFMTIPEACQLVIEAGNMGVGGEIFVFDMGKSVKIVNLAEKMIKLSGRVPYKEIEIKFTGLRPGEKLYEELLNDLENTMPTHHSKIMIAKVRENDIEVVEKSFQNLFEKLQTQNETEVVRQMKRMVPEFISKNSVYEQLDKEQQDNVLG; encoded by the coding sequence ATGCCAAGTTTCAATCCGTTTAAGCATTTTAGGATCGTTCCTAGGTGGATCATATTTCTTTTCGATATGGCCGTTGCGGTCATTGCCTTCCTCTTAAGTTATCTGGTGTACAGCTCATTCAAAATGGATGAAATGGCGCACACGATTGTGTTTTGGGAAGCATTTCTGATTCTCGGAGCTACTGCTGCGGCTTTTTACTATTTCAAATTGTACTCTGGCATCGTACGCTATACCAGCGCTACAGACTCTATACGCATTCTTTCTGCTGTACTCTTTAGCGTAATTGTCATTCTAGTAGCTAAGTTTCTATGGGCGGTCTCACTTGATCGACTTGCGGTATTGCCGATTACACTGGTGATCCTCTATGGTTTATTTTTATTTACCGGACTCACCATCTACCGCGCCTGTATTAAGATATTTTTTCAGTACACTAAATTCGCGAAGCGAAAAATCAAAAATATTGTTATTTATGGTGCTGGTGACTTGGGGTTAGCCGTAAAACGTACATTCGATCACGATGCTTATGCCGATAAATTAATCGTAGCCTATGTGGACGATGACGAAAAGAAAGTAGGAAAGTCTATTGATGGGATAAAGATTTACCGATCGGCCGAATTAGATAAAATGATCAGTAAATATCAGGTAGATGAGCTGATATTTGCTTCTCAGAAAATCGGTCTTGAGAGTAAACAGGCAACCGTGGATATATGTCTGGAACATAGTGTGAATGTTTTGACCCTTCCGCCTGTTGATCGGATCATGAATGGAGAGCTTTTAGCTAAAAAAATCCAGAAGGTTAAGATCGAGGATCTGTTGGAACGGAAGCCTATACAGATCTCCAATGAAAATATTTTACACCAGCTAAAAGGTAAGCGTGTATTGGTAACGGGTGCAGCAGGATCCATTGGTAGTGAAATCGCCAAGCAACTTGGGAAATTCGAACCACAGATGATCGTGCTTTGTGATCAAGCGGAATCGCCCTTGCACAACCTGCAGCTGGATTTGCAAGACCTCTATAAAGATCAGATTTACCATACCTATATCGGAGACGTGCGGGATCAAAGTCGCATGCGAATGCTTTTTGAAATCTTCAGACCGCATGTAGTGTACCACGCAGCTGCTTATAAGCATGTGCCTTTGGTAGAAAGCCACCCAATTGAAGGGGCGCGCACGAATGTAGGAGGTACGTACAACTTGGCTAATCTGTCTGTAGAATTTGAGGTGCAAAAATTTGTATTTGTATCGACAGATAAAGCGGTGAACCCAACCAATGTGATGGGAACTACTAAACGTATTGCCGAGATTTATGTGCAGACATTGGATAAGAAGCTGGCTAGATCCAAGGACGACCGTCGCACGCGCTTTATCACTACACGCTTTGGCAATGTATTGGGATCCAACGGATCTGTGATTCCAAGATTTAGAGATCAGATTGAGCGAGGTGGGCCAGTTACCGTAACGCATCCGGATATTACCCGGTATTTTATGACCATCCCTGAAGCATGTCAGCTTGTTATTGAAGCAGGGAATATGGGTGTTGGTGGGGAGATATTTGTCTTCGATATGGGCAAGTCTGTTAAGATTGTAAACTTGGCCGAGAAGATGATCAAGCTGTCCGGAAGAGTTCCATACAAAGAAATAGAAATAAAATTTACCGGCCTACGGCCCGGCGAAAAACTCTACGAAGAATTATTAAACGACCTGGAGAACACCATGCCTACGCATCATAGCAAAATCATGATTGCGAAGGTGCGGGAGAATGATATTGAGGTCGTCGAGAAATCTTTCCAAAACCTTTTCGAAAAGCTACAGACGCAGAATGAAACGGAGGTCGTGCGACAGATGAAACGTATGGTTCCCGAATTCATTAGTAAAAACTCTGTATACGAGCAGCTCGATAAGGAGCAACAAGATAACGTGCTGGGTTAA
- a CDS encoding alanine dehydrogenase, which produces MSSMAKIAHEAIFQTKESTAMAGKQKNSLKIGILKEITFQENRIALTPLSVGLLVEHGHEVILESGAGDASNFLDHHYSEQGAQITHDTRSVYQSDILIKISSPTLAEVELMKPRQVLFSSQQPSLLDINVLKSLMRKQITALSYEYLQDEGCHLSVVRAMSEIVGATSVLIAAEYLSNVFDGKGLMLGGVTGVPPTEMVIIGAGTVGEFAARTAIALGAQVKVFDSSVFRLRRLQNNVGSRVFTSVIQPVVLNKAVQSCDVVIGAMRAKNGRAPCLISEETVSKMKPNSVVIDVSIDQGGCFETSEVTTHDQPVFRKYDVIHYCVPNIASRVARTATYALTNIFTPILLDIGESGGMNNMIWANPGIRSAIYLYHGNLTNKDIGNKFNMPSKDLNLIVVSNL; this is translated from the coding sequence ATGAGCAGCATGGCGAAGATAGCCCACGAAGCTATTTTTCAAACAAAGGAATCGACCGCTATGGCGGGAAAACAGAAAAATTCTTTAAAAATCGGAATTCTGAAGGAGATCACCTTTCAGGAAAATAGGATAGCGCTCACACCACTTTCGGTAGGCCTATTGGTAGAACACGGGCATGAAGTCATACTAGAATCTGGCGCAGGTGATGCATCCAATTTCCTAGACCATCATTATAGCGAACAGGGTGCGCAGATCACCCACGACACGCGCTCGGTGTACCAGTCCGATATTTTAATCAAAATTTCCTCCCCTACGCTGGCTGAAGTCGAATTGATGAAACCCCGGCAAGTGTTATTCTCTTCGCAACAACCTTCATTATTAGACATTAATGTCTTAAAAAGCCTAATGCGTAAGCAGATCACCGCTTTATCTTATGAATATTTGCAAGATGAGGGGTGCCATCTTTCTGTGGTTCGTGCTATGAGTGAGATTGTAGGAGCTACATCTGTATTGATTGCTGCGGAGTACTTGAGCAATGTGTTTGATGGCAAAGGTTTGATGTTGGGTGGTGTGACTGGTGTGCCTCCGACCGAAATGGTAATCATTGGTGCAGGCACAGTTGGCGAGTTTGCTGCACGTACGGCCATTGCCTTAGGCGCACAGGTCAAGGTATTCGACAGTTCTGTTTTTCGACTACGCCGACTTCAAAACAATGTTGGCAGCCGGGTTTTCACGTCCGTGATTCAACCTGTGGTATTGAACAAGGCGGTACAGTCCTGCGATGTGGTAATCGGTGCCATGCGTGCCAAGAACGGTCGCGCTCCTTGCCTTATCTCCGAAGAAACCGTTTCTAAAATGAAACCTAACTCTGTTGTCATTGATGTTAGCATCGATCAGGGTGGTTGTTTCGAAACATCTGAGGTGACTACACACGACCAGCCTGTATTTCGTAAGTACGATGTTATTCACTATTGCGTGCCTAATATTGCTTCAAGAGTGGCAAGAACAGCAACTTACGCGCTAACTAATATATTTACGCCCATCCTGCTCGATATAGGAGAAAGTGGCGGTATGAATAATATGATCTGGGCCAACCCTGGTATTCGCAGCGCCATATATCTGTATCATGGAAACCTTACTAATAAGGATATTGGAAACAAATTCAATATGCCATCGAAAGATTTAAACCTGATCGTCGTATCCAATCTATAA
- a CDS encoding LacI family DNA-binding transcriptional regulator yields the protein MKKRTTIYDIAKALNTTISTVSRALNNSDLISETTKDSVRKMAEELNYRPNKVASSLSSGKTYIIGVIVPSAQIHFFSSFISSLELSFKRAGYSIILYQSNESVLSEQNGIATLLEAQVDGIIISPSLETTDFSHLNKVHEEHKALLVFDRIDDRVNAPKVAIDDERAGYLATAHLIDAGYQRIAYVSTASTIKIFEDRFLGYTRALQEHSLAIDSRLIIREGMSIESGIRATRQLLDLSARPDAIIGGDDFTALGILNVLHDQQIDAKEIGVVGFANQTFSAYINPSLTTIDQQAEKMGEESARLFLAMLQSADPLVLSDTRIVLDPILIVRDSTKK from the coding sequence GTGAAAAAAAGAACCACGATTTATGATATCGCGAAAGCGTTAAATACGACGATTTCTACCGTATCCCGCGCATTGAATAATTCTGATCTGATCAGCGAAACGACGAAAGATTCGGTACGTAAAATGGCAGAAGAGCTTAATTATCGTCCAAATAAGGTCGCCTCATCATTAAGTTCAGGTAAGACCTATATCATAGGTGTGATTGTGCCTAGTGCGCAGATTCATTTCTTTTCTTCTTTTATTTCTAGCTTGGAGTTGTCTTTTAAGCGTGCTGGCTACTCCATTATTTTGTATCAAAGTAATGAGTCGGTTTTGTCCGAGCAGAATGGTATTGCGACTTTGTTGGAGGCGCAAGTAGATGGTATTATTATATCGCCTTCGCTGGAAACAACGGACTTTAGTCATCTTAATAAAGTGCACGAAGAACACAAGGCTTTGCTAGTCTTTGATCGAATAGATGATCGGGTCAATGCGCCCAAAGTCGCTATCGATGATGAACGTGCTGGTTATCTTGCGACGGCGCATTTGATCGATGCGGGATACCAACGTATCGCCTACGTATCGACTGCCAGCACCATAAAAATTTTTGAAGACCGGTTTTTGGGATATACGCGTGCGCTTCAAGAGCATAGTCTCGCTATAGATTCCCGTCTAATTATCCGCGAGGGAATGTCCATAGAATCCGGTATTCGCGCTACGCGCCAGTTATTAGATTTGTCTGCTCGCCCGGATGCGATTATTGGAGGCGATGACTTTACCGCCTTAGGTATATTGAACGTATTGCATGATCAGCAGATTGACGCCAAGGAAATCGGTGTTGTGGGCTTTGCGAATCAAACATTCTCTGCTTACATCAATCCTTCATTGACGACGATTGATCAACAAGCGGAGAAGATGGGAGAAGAGTCTGCAAGACTATTTCTAGCGATGTTACAATCCGCCGATCCGCTCGTATTGTCCGATACCCGCATCGTATTAGATCCCATTCTTATCGTTCGAGATTCTACGAAGAAATAA